A part of Polynucleobacter sp. MG-Unter2-18 genomic DNA contains:
- a CDS encoding glutamate synthase-related protein, producing MTTYTNTDLRPITQGLYDPQNEHDACGVGFVAHIKGKKSHEIVAQGLQILENLDHRGAVGADPLMGDGAGILIQVPDTLYREEMAKQGIELPPFGEYGVGMIFLPKEQASRLACEQELERTVRLEGQVVLGWRDVPVDVKLPMSPTVQMTEPFIRQIFIGRGRDIMTTDALERKLYVIRKTASHAIQDLHLKHGKEYFVASMSARTIVYKGLLLANQVGAYYKDLQDSRTVSALALVHQRFSTNTFPAWELAHPYRMIAHNGEINTVKGNVNWVNAREGAISSPVLGDDLKKLWPLIYPGQSDTACFDNCLELLVMSGYPLAQAMMMMIPEAWEQHTLMDENRRAFYEYHAAMMEPWDGPAAMAFTDGRQIGATLDRNGLRPARYYVTDDDLVIMGSEAGVLPIPENKIVQKWRLQPGKMFMIDMEQGRIIDDVELKDAVSKAKPYKSWIDAVRVKLDEVDASKADLVDEKNTIRPAAKLLDRQQAFGYTQEDIKYLMAPMAMNGEEAIGSMGNDSPLAVLSNKNKPLYNYFKQLFAQVTNPPIDSIRENMVMSLVSFIGPKPNLLDTNNINPPMRLEVNQPILDFNDMTKIRHIGHYTNGKFRSYELDICYPASWGKDGIEARLASLCAEAADAVRSGYNILIVSDRQVDEQHVAIPALLATSAIHQHLVEKGLRTSVGLVVETGSARETHHFALLAGYGAEAVHPYLAMETLAEMAKGLSGDLSAEKAVKNFVKAVGKGLQKVMSKMGISTYMSYTGSQIFEAIGLNRDVIDHYFKGTPSNVGGIGVFEVAEEALRMHQSAFGNDPVLTNMLEAGGEYAFRIRGEDHMWTPDTIAKLQHSTRAGIDKGYQTYKEYANLINDQTKRQMTLRGLFEFKIDPVKAIPLDEVEPAKEIVKRFATGAMSLGSISTEAHATLAIAMNRIGGKSNTGEGGEDPNRYVNELKGIPIKKGETLASILGDDVVEANIPLLDGDSLRSRIKQVASGRFGVTTEYLRSADQIQIKMAQGAKPGEGGQLPGGKVSDYIGKLRFSVPGVGLISPPPHHDIYSIEDIAQLIHDLKNVNPAADVSVKLVSEVGVGTIAAGVAKAKADHVVIAGHDGGTGASPLSSIKHAGSPWELGLAETQQTLVLNGLRSRIRVQADGQMKTGRDVVIGALLGADEFGFATAPLVVEGCIMMRKCHLNTCPVGVATQDPELRKKFSGKPEHVVNFFFFIAEEVREIMAQLGIRKFDDLIGRVDLLDTRKGIENWKVHGLDFSKIFAEPAVAKDVPRYQILTQDHGLDSALDNILIEKSQPALQGGEKVSFIVPVKNVNRTVGAMLSGEIAQRYGHAGLPDDTIHIQLNGTAGQSFAAFLARGITLDLVGDGNDYVGKGLSGGRVIVRAPHEFRGDTAKNIIVGNTVLYGAIGGEAFFNGVAGERFAVRNSGATTVVEGTGDHGCEYMTGGTVVVLGATGRNFAAGMSGGIAYVYDEDGLFEKRCNTSMATLEKVLPSAEQIAQMPQSQWHAPVDVKDGGERMTDEQILKGLIERHFRHTGSERAKALLADWENARSLFVKVLPTEYKRALGELWEKAQNKTVAA from the coding sequence ATGACTACATATACAAATACAGACCTTCGTCCAATCACGCAGGGTCTCTACGATCCACAAAATGAGCATGACGCTTGTGGCGTAGGATTCGTCGCCCACATCAAGGGTAAGAAGTCACATGAGATTGTTGCTCAGGGATTGCAAATTCTTGAGAACTTGGATCATCGAGGTGCTGTGGGCGCTGATCCGCTGATGGGCGACGGCGCTGGAATTTTGATCCAAGTACCGGATACCTTGTATCGCGAGGAAATGGCAAAGCAGGGTATCGAGTTACCTCCATTTGGTGAATATGGCGTTGGCATGATTTTCCTGCCTAAAGAGCAAGCATCGCGTTTAGCTTGTGAACAAGAGTTAGAGCGCACAGTTCGCCTTGAAGGCCAAGTTGTTTTGGGTTGGAGGGATGTTCCGGTTGATGTCAAACTGCCAATGTCACCAACAGTACAAATGACCGAACCATTTATTCGTCAGATATTCATTGGTCGCGGACGCGACATCATGACGACCGATGCACTTGAGCGTAAGTTGTATGTGATTCGTAAAACTGCAAGCCATGCAATTCAAGATTTACATCTAAAGCACGGCAAAGAATATTTCGTAGCGTCGATGTCAGCTCGCACCATTGTTTATAAGGGTTTGCTATTGGCGAACCAGGTAGGAGCGTACTACAAAGACTTACAAGATTCACGTACAGTTTCTGCGTTGGCATTAGTGCATCAGCGTTTCTCCACGAACACTTTCCCGGCCTGGGAGTTGGCTCACCCATATCGCATGATTGCGCACAACGGTGAGATCAACACTGTTAAAGGGAATGTCAACTGGGTAAATGCACGAGAGGGGGCAATCAGCTCACCAGTACTTGGCGATGACCTAAAAAAATTATGGCCACTCATCTATCCAGGTCAATCTGATACAGCCTGTTTTGATAACTGTTTAGAGTTATTAGTGATGTCAGGTTATCCATTAGCACAAGCAATGATGATGATGATCCCGGAAGCATGGGAACAGCACACATTGATGGATGAAAACCGTCGCGCATTCTATGAGTACCACGCCGCAATGATGGAGCCATGGGATGGCCCAGCAGCGATGGCTTTTACGGATGGCCGTCAGATTGGCGCTACCTTAGACCGTAATGGTTTACGCCCAGCCCGTTATTACGTAACAGATGATGACCTAGTCATCATGGGCTCTGAGGCTGGTGTACTGCCAATTCCAGAGAATAAGATCGTTCAAAAGTGGCGCTTGCAACCAGGCAAGATGTTCATGATTGATATGGAGCAGGGCCGCATTATTGATGATGTGGAATTGAAGGATGCAGTCTCTAAAGCAAAGCCATATAAGAGCTGGATCGATGCAGTACGGGTGAAGCTCGATGAAGTTGATGCTAGCAAGGCAGATTTAGTAGATGAAAAAAATACGATTCGTCCCGCTGCAAAATTATTAGATCGTCAACAAGCTTTCGGTTATACCCAAGAGGACATTAAGTACCTCATGGCACCAATGGCAATGAATGGTGAAGAGGCAATTGGATCGATGGGTAACGATAGCCCACTAGCCGTACTCTCAAATAAGAACAAGCCACTCTATAACTATTTCAAGCAATTGTTTGCGCAGGTAACCAATCCGCCGATTGACTCTATCCGTGAAAACATGGTGATGTCTTTAGTGTCTTTCATTGGACCTAAGCCGAATTTGTTGGATACCAACAATATCAATCCGCCAATGCGTTTGGAAGTGAATCAGCCGATTTTAGACTTCAACGATATGACCAAGATTCGTCATATTGGTCACTACACCAATGGTAAGTTCCGCTCGTATGAGTTGGACATTTGCTATCCAGCATCCTGGGGCAAGGATGGTATTGAGGCTCGCTTGGCATCCTTGTGTGCGGAAGCTGCTGATGCCGTACGCTCTGGTTACAACATCTTGATCGTGAGCGATCGTCAGGTTGACGAGCAGCATGTGGCCATTCCGGCATTGTTAGCAACTTCAGCAATTCATCAGCACTTAGTTGAAAAAGGGTTGCGTACTAGCGTCGGACTTGTTGTTGAAACCGGTAGCGCGCGTGAGACACATCATTTCGCACTCTTGGCTGGTTATGGTGCTGAAGCAGTTCATCCGTACTTGGCAATGGAAACTTTGGCTGAGATGGCTAAAGGTTTATCGGGCGATTTGTCAGCAGAAAAAGCAGTCAAGAATTTTGTAAAAGCGGTTGGTAAGGGCTTGCAAAAAGTAATGTCCAAAATGGGTATCTCTACTTACATGTCCTATACCGGCTCACAGATTTTTGAGGCAATTGGTTTGAACCGAGATGTAATTGATCATTACTTCAAGGGCACTCCATCCAATGTAGGTGGTATCGGTGTATTTGAAGTGGCTGAAGAAGCTTTACGCATGCATCAGTCTGCGTTTGGTAATGATCCTGTTCTGACCAACATGCTCGAAGCTGGTGGTGAGTATGCTTTCCGTATTCGTGGCGAAGACCATATGTGGACTCCAGATACGATTGCGAAGTTGCAGCACTCTACCCGTGCTGGTATCGATAAGGGCTATCAAACTTATAAAGAGTATGCCAATCTGATTAATGACCAAACCAAACGTCAGATGACCTTGCGCGGTTTGTTTGAGTTCAAGATTGATCCAGTTAAAGCAATTCCATTGGATGAAGTCGAGCCTGCAAAAGAAATCGTTAAGCGTTTTGCAACGGGCGCGATGTCCTTAGGTTCTATTTCTACTGAAGCGCATGCTACTTTAGCCATTGCCATGAACCGGATTGGCGGTAAGTCTAATACTGGTGAGGGCGGTGAAGATCCAAATCGCTATGTGAATGAACTTAAAGGCATTCCAATTAAGAAAGGTGAAACCTTAGCAAGCATTTTGGGTGACGATGTTGTTGAAGCAAACATTCCTCTGCTAGATGGTGATTCATTGCGTTCCAGAATTAAGCAGGTTGCTTCCGGTCGTTTCGGAGTTACCACTGAATATCTGCGCTCTGCTGATCAGATTCAGATCAAGATGGCTCAAGGTGCTAAGCCTGGTGAAGGCGGCCAATTGCCGGGCGGCAAGGTTTCTGACTACATCGGTAAGTTGCGCTTCTCCGTGCCAGGAGTTGGCTTAATCTCGCCTCCTCCACACCATGATATTTACTCTATTGAAGATATCGCTCAGTTGATTCACGATCTGAAGAATGTGAACCCTGCTGCTGATGTCTCTGTGAAGTTGGTTTCTGAGGTAGGTGTTGGTACGATTGCTGCAGGTGTTGCTAAAGCGAAAGCGGATCACGTAGTGATCGCTGGACATGATGGCGGTACTGGCGCATCACCACTTTCTTCTATTAAGCACGCTGGTTCCCCATGGGAGTTAGGTTTAGCTGAAACTCAACAAACATTAGTGCTCAATGGTTTGCGTAGCCGTATTCGTGTGCAAGCTGATGGTCAAATGAAAACTGGTCGAGATGTGGTGATCGGCGCATTATTGGGTGCGGATGAATTTGGTTTTGCAACAGCGCCATTAGTTGTTGAAGGTTGCATCATGATGCGTAAGTGTCATTTGAATACTTGCCCAGTTGGTGTTGCTACACAAGACCCTGAATTGCGTAAAAAGTTCTCTGGTAAGCCAGAGCACGTCGTGAATTTCTTCTTCTTTATTGCTGAAGAAGTGCGCGAGATCATGGCTCAACTCGGCATTCGTAAGTTTGATGATTTGATTGGGCGCGTTGATCTCTTAGATACACGTAAAGGTATTGAGAACTGGAAAGTTCATGGCTTGGATTTCAGTAAGATTTTTGCTGAGCCAGCGGTGGCTAAAGACGTGCCGCGTTATCAGATCCTGACTCAAGACCATGGTTTGGATAGCGCGTTGGATAACATTCTGATTGAAAAGAGTCAGCCTGCATTGCAAGGTGGTGAGAAAGTCTCCTTCATTGTTCCTGTGAAGAACGTCAACCGTACTGTTGGCGCAATGCTCTCTGGAGAAATCGCTCAGCGTTATGGTCATGCCGGTTTGCCGGATGACACTATTCATATCCAATTGAACGGAACTGCTGGTCAAAGTTTCGCCGCCTTCTTGGCGCGCGGCATTACCTTGGATTTAGTTGGCGATGGTAATGACTACGTTGGTAAGGGTTTATCAGGCGGACGGGTCATTGTGCGTGCGCCACATGAGTTCCGTGGTGATACAGCCAAGAACATCATTGTTGGTAATACCGTTCTCTATGGTGCAATCGGTGGCGAAGCATTCTTTAACGGTGTAGCTGGTGAACGTTTCGCAGTGCGTAACTCTGGTGCCACAACGGTAGTTGAAGGTACTGGCGATCACGGTTGTGAATACATGACTGGTGGCACTGTGGTGGTGCTAGGCGCAACTGGCCGTAACTTTGCAGCAGGTATGAGCGGTGGTATTGCTTATGTTTACGACGAAGACGGTCTCTTTGAAAAGCGCTGCAATACCAGCATGGCGACCTTGGAAAAAGTATTGCCTTCCGCTGAGCAGATTGCCCAAATGCCTCAGTCACAGTGGCATGCCCCTGTTGACGTGAAGGATGGTGGCGAGCGTATGACTGATGAGCAAATTCTGAAGGGCTTGATCGAGCGTCATTTCCGTCACACTGGTTCTGAGCGCGCTAAAGCACTCTTGGCCGATTGGGAAAATGCGCGCAGTCTTTTTGTGAAGGTGCTACCTACTGAGTACAAACGTGCCCTAGGTGAGTTGTGGGAAAAAGCGCAAAACAAAACCGTTGCAGCTTAA
- a CDS encoding ABC transporter ATP-binding protein has protein sequence MNSGHANSVEVKQKTSSGGQGEVVVQIKDVNFSYAPGERQILSGLNMEFRRGQVVAVMGGSGCGKTTILRLIGGQFTAQSGQVLFEGRDIGKMNGTELMAARRRMGMLFQFGALFTDLSVFENVAFPLREHTNLSEALLRSLVLMKLNAVGLRGARDLMPAQISGGMARRVALARAIALDPPLIMYDEPFAGLDPISLGITARLIRDLNQALGATSLLVTHDVEETFEIADYVYFIANGRIGAEGTPEELSRSTDPFVRQFLDASPDGPVPFHYPGQSLEEDFGVSLK, from the coding sequence ATGAACAGTGGCCACGCCAACTCGGTGGAAGTGAAGCAAAAAACCTCTAGTGGTGGCCAGGGCGAAGTTGTAGTTCAAATTAAGGACGTCAACTTTTCCTATGCCCCTGGCGAGCGGCAAATTCTATCGGGACTCAATATGGAGTTCCGTCGCGGCCAAGTGGTTGCGGTGATGGGTGGCTCTGGTTGCGGCAAGACTACTATTCTCAGGCTCATTGGCGGTCAGTTCACCGCGCAGTCTGGTCAAGTTTTATTCGAAGGCCGAGATATTGGAAAAATGAACGGCACTGAATTGATGGCAGCCCGTCGTCGGATGGGAATGCTCTTTCAGTTTGGCGCACTCTTTACGGACCTCAGTGTTTTTGAAAACGTCGCCTTTCCTTTACGTGAGCACACGAATTTAAGTGAAGCGCTATTGCGCTCTTTAGTGCTCATGAAACTCAATGCAGTTGGCCTGCGTGGCGCACGTGATTTAATGCCGGCGCAAATTTCTGGTGGTATGGCGCGCCGTGTTGCTTTGGCTAGAGCAATTGCACTGGACCCTCCTTTGATCATGTATGACGAGCCCTTCGCTGGTTTAGATCCAATTTCATTGGGGATTACGGCGCGCTTGATTCGGGATTTGAATCAAGCTCTAGGTGCAACCAGTCTTTTGGTTACGCACGATGTAGAAGAAACATTTGAAATTGCTGATTACGTGTATTTCATTGCCAATGGTCGCATTGGTGCTGAGGGAACGCCAGAAGAGTTAAGTCGATCAACAGATCCTTTTGTGCGTCAATTTTTAGATGCCTCCCCGGATGGCCCAGTACCATTCCACTATCCAGGGCAAAGCCTTGAGGAAGATTTTGGGGTGAGTCTCAAGTGA
- a CDS encoding transposase translates to MARQARTIIPGQAMHVMVRGNNRETIFFGDADRRIYLDWLREAAKQFGSAVHAFALMPNHVHLLMTPQNDDSLAKTMQSLGRRYAQYFNQQQQRSGTIWEGRYRSSLIDPDYFLRCQRFIELNPVRSGFELSPQASTWTSFASHIGGNAEPWLVDHQHFWRLGNTPFERQMTWAAFVKEGAPHWEDRQINEALVRSKPWISDVYAKKLFKDNPEQVLIRRRGRPKKLILANSIA, encoded by the coding sequence ATGGCAAGGCAAGCGCGTACCATCATTCCTGGTCAAGCAATGCATGTGATGGTTCGTGGCAATAATCGAGAAACAATTTTTTTTGGTGATGCAGACCGCCGCATCTACTTAGATTGGTTACGAGAGGCCGCCAAACAATTTGGTAGCGCGGTACATGCATTTGCTTTAATGCCAAATCATGTACATCTTTTAATGACCCCCCAGAATGACGATTCGCTTGCAAAAACAATGCAATCCCTTGGTAGGCGTTACGCACAGTATTTCAATCAACAGCAGCAACGTTCGGGAACGATTTGGGAGGGACGCTACCGCTCCTCCTTAATAGATCCAGATTATTTTTTACGCTGCCAACGCTTCATTGAACTCAATCCCGTGAGGTCTGGTTTTGAGTTGAGCCCACAGGCCTCTACTTGGACTAGTTTTGCTTCCCACATTGGCGGTAATGCAGAGCCTTGGTTGGTTGATCATCAGCACTTTTGGAGGCTGGGCAACACTCCATTTGAGAGGCAAATGACTTGGGCAGCATTTGTGAAAGAGGGGGCGCCTCACTGGGAAGATCGCCAAATTAATGAGGCTTTGGTGAGATCTAAGCCGTGGATAAGCGATGTTTATGCAAAAAAGCTGTTTAAAGATAATCCTGAACAGGTATTAATCAGGCGTCGTGGGCGACCTAAAAAATTAATATTAGCTAATTCAATAGCTTAG
- a CDS encoding type VI secretion system transmembrane protein TssO, whose amino-acid sequence MPPRHISSQSFDDILSELGDDPAIPDPHGIRKTSSPPRMDPSPQTKTSKPSVLTKSFEVKGLNFSPVLIFSCTLLICGAGLFFFFESNQSLAENEINTLQEQLLALKEEIESSQNEWHSELEDLYEVVDKIEVSIHSIETKPPIQLAQSKPTSIPYEAELRRWRYLGISRIGALEQAFFHIGQSTRMVGKGDLALGEWRLTQAEKELAILTHPKGKSITFKSTNSD is encoded by the coding sequence ATGCCACCACGCCACATCTCCTCCCAGTCTTTTGATGACATTTTGAGTGAGCTGGGAGATGACCCCGCTATTCCAGATCCACATGGAATTCGTAAAACCTCCTCCCCACCCAGGATGGATCCATCGCCCCAAACCAAGACTTCAAAGCCCTCTGTTTTGACCAAATCATTCGAGGTGAAAGGGCTTAATTTCAGCCCGGTTTTGATCTTTTCTTGCACCTTATTAATCTGCGGAGCTGGCCTCTTTTTTTTCTTTGAATCCAATCAGTCTCTGGCTGAAAATGAAATAAATACACTTCAAGAGCAATTATTAGCCCTTAAAGAAGAAATAGAATCCTCCCAAAACGAATGGCATTCTGAGCTAGAGGATCTATATGAGGTAGTAGATAAAATAGAAGTGAGTATTCACTCAATTGAGACAAAACCACCAATACAGCTGGCTCAAAGCAAGCCTACATCCATCCCGTATGAAGCAGAGCTTCGTCGCTGGAGGTATTTAGGTATCAGTCGTATAGGGGCTTTGGAGCAGGCTTTTTTTCATATCGGCCAGTCTACGAGGATGGTGGGTAAGGGCGATCTGGCTTTAGGGGAATGGCGCCTGACCCAAGCTGAAAAAGAGTTGGCCATCTTGACCCATCCCAAAGGTAAATCCATCACCTTTAAATCTACGAACTCAGATTGA
- a CDS encoding glutamate synthase subunit beta gives MGKVTGFMEFERVDETYEAPVKRLHHYKEFVAVLTDDEAKVQGARCMDCGIPFCNNGCPVNNIIPDFNDLVFHDDWKNALDVLQSTNNFPEFTGRICPAPCEAACTLGINSDAVGIKSIEHAIIDKGWENGWVKPQLPKTKTGKKVAVVGGGPAGMATAQQLARVGHDVTVFEKNDRVGGLLRYGIPDFKMEKWLIDRRVEQMQAEGVKFETGVFVGKEAIGAEVKNYSTKTVSPDQLMKDFDAVVISGGSEQPRDLPVPGRELKGVHYALDFLIPQNKENAGDFKNEISAAGKHVIVIGGGDTGSDCVGTSNRHGAAKITQFELLPQPPETENKPLVWPYWPTKLRTSSSHEEGCERDWSVATKRFEGKDGKLEKLICVRLEWKDGKMTEMPNSEFEIKADLVFLAMGFVSPAAQVLNAFGVEKDARGNAKATVDGQNAYQTNVPKVFAAGDMRRGQSLVVWAIREGRQAAHAVDEFLMGSSVLPR, from the coding sequence ATGGGTAAGGTCACTGGATTTATGGAGTTTGAGCGCGTAGATGAAACCTACGAAGCTCCCGTTAAACGCCTCCATCATTACAAGGAGTTTGTTGCGGTGCTGACAGATGATGAAGCTAAAGTGCAAGGCGCACGTTGCATGGATTGCGGCATTCCATTTTGCAATAACGGCTGTCCAGTCAATAACATCATTCCTGACTTCAATGATTTAGTGTTTCACGATGACTGGAAGAATGCATTAGATGTTTTGCAGTCCACCAATAACTTCCCTGAGTTCACTGGCCGCATCTGTCCCGCACCTTGTGAGGCCGCCTGTACCTTAGGAATTAATAGTGATGCAGTTGGTATTAAGTCAATTGAACACGCCATTATTGATAAGGGTTGGGAAAATGGTTGGGTTAAGCCGCAGCTGCCTAAAACCAAAACAGGTAAAAAAGTTGCCGTTGTTGGCGGTGGACCAGCTGGTATGGCGACTGCACAGCAATTAGCGCGTGTGGGTCATGATGTCACTGTATTTGAAAAGAATGATCGTGTTGGTGGGTTACTGCGCTACGGCATTCCTGATTTCAAAATGGAAAAATGGTTGATCGATCGTCGTGTTGAACAAATGCAAGCTGAAGGTGTGAAGTTTGAGACTGGTGTATTTGTAGGCAAAGAAGCAATTGGTGCTGAAGTAAAAAATTACTCCACAAAAACAGTTTCACCTGATCAGTTGATGAAAGATTTTGATGCGGTAGTCATTAGTGGTGGATCAGAGCAGCCGCGTGACTTACCAGTCCCTGGCCGTGAGTTGAAGGGTGTTCACTATGCTTTGGATTTCTTGATTCCCCAGAACAAAGAAAACGCTGGCGATTTCAAAAACGAGATTTCTGCAGCTGGTAAGCATGTCATCGTCATTGGCGGTGGCGATACTGGATCTGATTGCGTGGGAACATCCAATCGTCATGGTGCTGCCAAGATTACACAGTTTGAATTATTGCCACAGCCACCAGAAACTGAAAACAAGCCTTTGGTATGGCCATATTGGCCAACTAAATTGCGTACATCTTCTTCGCATGAAGAAGGTTGTGAGCGCGATTGGTCCGTTGCAACTAAGCGTTTTGAAGGCAAAGATGGCAAACTAGAAAAGTTGATTTGCGTGCGTTTGGAGTGGAAAGACGGCAAGATGACAGAAATGCCAAACTCTGAATTTGAAATTAAGGCAGATTTGGTGTTCTTGGCAATGGGCTTTGTGTCCCCGGCAGCGCAAGTGCTCAATGCCTTCGGTGTTGAAAAAGATGCCCGTGGGAATGCAAAAGCCACTGTTGATGGCCAAAATGCTTACCAAACCAACGTTCCTAAGGTATTTGCTGCTGGCGATATGCGCCGTGGACAGTCTTTGGTGGTTTGGGCGATTCGTGAAGGCCGACAAGCTGCCCATGCAGTAGACGAGTTTTTAATGGGGTCATCCGTTCTGCCGCGATAA
- a CDS encoding penicillin-binding protein 1A produces MALPPKDKPPLNGRFNRQPDKRPGQPRGGAFSPNKSGSNPLIKALLIISMVFAVVVTLLLGYAFLVAKPNLPKISALIDYNPKTPLRIYTADKVLIGEFGEERRKVIPLNEIPMSMRNAVLAIEDDRFYSHGGVDYVGILRATLTNLRGNLSQGASTITMQVARNFFLSNEKTFSRKIYEVLLAWEIESQLSKDKILEIYMNQIFLGQRAYGFSSAAQIYFGKDLKDITIAESAMLAGLPKAPSAYNPVSNFRRAKIRQEYILQRMRDLSYITPEQYQIAIAEELHIRGLGNEFSTRADFPAEMVRQLLITQYGEAIYSQGIDVYTTILKADQDAAYKAVRRGIFEYDLRHAYRGPEGFIDLPEDTVKRQRAIDEALLAYPQLDDLQSGVVLDIKPKEMQVMIATGDTITIKGESMKLAAAALTDSTQPKKRLRPGAIVRLLSDGGVWKLAQLPQVEAAFVSMNTETGAILSLVGGFDFRRNKFNHVTQAQRQPGSSFKPFIYAAAIEKGFSPSTMVNDAPLSIGGLETGSQAWEPKNYDGKYEGLMRLRTALAKSKNLVSVRLIRSIGPSYAQDYIQRFGFEAEKHPPYLTMALGAGSVTPLQMASAYSVFANGGYRVDPYLINKMTDSKGTILFEAKPTHAREDAPRVLDARTSFVMDSMLQEVTKTGTAASARAKLGRNDIAGKTGTTNESHDAWFAGYNPKVVAIAWIGFDKPASLGDRETGGGLALPMWIYYMSTALRDEPQQSREVPAGLTQVDGDWFIPEFSNNGGVRELQ; encoded by the coding sequence ATGGCTCTACCCCCAAAAGACAAGCCGCCATTAAACGGGCGGTTTAACCGACAACCTGATAAACGTCCCGGTCAGCCAAGAGGAGGGGCATTCTCGCCCAATAAATCTGGAAGTAATCCGCTCATCAAAGCGCTTCTGATTATTAGTATGGTTTTTGCGGTGGTGGTTACCTTGTTGCTGGGATATGCTTTCTTAGTAGCAAAGCCGAATCTGCCAAAGATTTCAGCCTTGATTGATTACAACCCCAAAACACCATTGCGTATCTATACGGCTGATAAAGTTCTCATAGGTGAGTTTGGGGAGGAGCGCCGTAAGGTAATTCCTTTAAATGAAATCCCGATGAGTATGCGTAATGCAGTTTTAGCAATTGAGGATGATCGCTTTTACTCTCATGGTGGAGTGGATTACGTGGGTATCCTGAGGGCTACGCTTACGAATTTACGCGGCAACCTTTCCCAAGGTGCCTCAACTATCACAATGCAAGTGGCACGGAACTTTTTCCTCAGCAATGAGAAAACTTTCAGCCGTAAGATTTATGAGGTTCTCTTAGCTTGGGAAATTGAGTCTCAATTAAGTAAAGACAAGATTCTTGAGATTTATATGAATCAGATCTTTTTGGGGCAAAGAGCTTATGGATTTTCTAGTGCAGCCCAAATCTACTTTGGTAAAGATCTAAAAGACATTACGATCGCTGAGTCAGCGATGTTGGCCGGGTTACCAAAAGCACCATCGGCATATAACCCTGTAAGCAATTTTCGGCGCGCCAAAATTCGACAGGAATACATTTTGCAGCGCATGCGTGATTTGTCGTACATCACTCCCGAGCAATATCAAATTGCAATTGCTGAAGAGTTACATATCCGTGGTCTCGGTAATGAATTTAGTACTCGCGCAGATTTTCCTGCTGAGATGGTTCGTCAGCTCTTAATTACACAATATGGCGAGGCAATCTATTCGCAGGGAATAGATGTATACACCACAATCTTGAAGGCAGACCAAGACGCCGCATATAAAGCAGTACGTCGCGGTATTTTTGAGTACGACTTACGTCACGCATATCGTGGTCCCGAGGGATTCATTGATTTGCCAGAAGATACAGTGAAGCGTCAACGTGCAATTGACGAAGCTTTGTTGGCTTATCCGCAATTGGATGATTTGCAGTCAGGCGTGGTGCTCGATATTAAGCCAAAAGAAATGCAGGTCATGATTGCTACTGGAGATACGATCACCATAAAGGGTGAGAGTATGAAGCTGGCCGCCGCTGCTTTAACAGATAGCACTCAACCTAAAAAACGTTTGCGTCCTGGTGCGATCGTTAGGCTACTTTCGGACGGTGGCGTATGGAAGTTGGCGCAGTTACCTCAAGTTGAAGCTGCTTTTGTTTCAATGAATACCGAGACGGGCGCGATCCTCTCTTTGGTGGGCGGCTTTGATTTCCGTCGAAATAAGTTTAATCACGTCACCCAAGCTCAACGCCAACCGGGTTCTTCTTTCAAGCCATTTATTTATGCCGCTGCGATTGAGAAAGGTTTTTCTCCAAGCACAATGGTGAATGATGCCCCGCTATCGATTGGCGGTCTGGAAACAGGGAGTCAAGCTTGGGAACCCAAGAACTACGATGGCAAGTATGAGGGTTTAATGCGCTTACGCACTGCCTTAGCAAAATCAAAAAACTTGGTTTCAGTGAGATTAATTCGCTCTATTGGACCATCTTATGCTCAAGACTATATTCAACGTTTTGGGTTTGAGGCGGAGAAGCACCCGCCTTATTTGACAATGGCTTTGGGCGCAGGTTCTGTTACACCTTTACAAATGGCATCAGCTTATAGCGTTTTTGCTAATGGGGGATATCGTGTAGATCCCTATTTAATTAATAAGATGACTGACTCAAAAGGCACAATACTCTTCGAGGCCAAGCCTACTCATGCGCGTGAAGATGCCCCCCGTGTGTTGGATGCGCGAACTTCTTTTGTGATGGATAGTATGTTGCAAGAAGTTACGAAAACCGGCACTGCAGCCAGTGCAAGAGCGAAATTAGGTCGGAATGATATTGCCGGTAAAACAGGCACTACCAATGAGTCACACGATGCTTGGTTTGCGGGATATAACCCGAAGGTAGTTGCAATTGCTTGGATTGGCTTTGATAAACCCGCAAGTTTGGGTGATCGTGAAACTGGCGGAGGGCTTGCTTTACCAATGTGGATCTATTATATGAGTACTGCCTTGAGGGATGAGCCACAACAATCACGCGAAGTGCCTGCGGGCCTTACTCAAGTGGATGGTGATTGGTTTATTCCTGAGTTTTCTAATAACGGCGGTGTACGCGAACTGCAGTAG